One stretch of Ananas comosus cultivar F153 linkage group 6, ASM154086v1, whole genome shotgun sequence DNA includes these proteins:
- the LOC109712213 gene encoding uncharacterized protein LOC109712213 isoform X3, with product MILSNGLSCAISSCFPLRFQDVSSILEVPDNQVSVDPNHVGSIIFEPLDLKEEVRDNENAVLFLCDTASEQDAEETMVLEHSGNLELGGLHSGDAPTIATTAVGQMAISKGRQGRKAQNILQYVS from the exons ATGATATTGTCGAACGGCCTTTCTTGTGCTATATCATCTTGCTTTCCTCTTCGATTTCAG GATGTGAGCAGCATTTTGGAGGTTCCAGACAATCAG GTTTCTGTGGACCCCAATCACGTTGGGAGCATCATTTTCGAGCCCTTAGATTTAAAAGAAGAGGTCCGAGACAATGAGAATGCTGTGCTGTTTCTATGTGATACTGCGAGTGAACAAGATGCAGAGGAAACCATG GTGCTCGAGCACTCTGGGAATCTCGAGTTAGGTGGTCTACATAGTGGAGATGCACCTACAATTGCTACAACTGCAGTTGGCCAGATG GCAATTTCAAAGGGCAGACAGGGAAGGAAAGCACAAAACATACTGCA
- the LOC109712213 gene encoding uncharacterized protein LOC109712213 isoform X4, producing the protein MILSNGLSCAISSCFPLRFQDVSSILEVPDNQVSVDPNHVGSIIFEPLDLKEEVRDNENAVLFLCDTASEQDAEETMVLEHSGNLELGGLHSGDAPTIATTAVGQMLNVGELLKQSSDSAAV; encoded by the exons ATGATATTGTCGAACGGCCTTTCTTGTGCTATATCATCTTGCTTTCCTCTTCGATTTCAG GATGTGAGCAGCATTTTGGAGGTTCCAGACAATCAG GTTTCTGTGGACCCCAATCACGTTGGGAGCATCATTTTCGAGCCCTTAGATTTAAAAGAAGAGGTCCGAGACAATGAGAATGCTGTGCTGTTTCTATGTGATACTGCGAGTGAACAAGATGCAGAGGAAACCATG GTGCTCGAGCACTCTGGGAATCTCGAGTTAGGTGGTCTACATAGTGGAGATGCACCTACAATTGCTACAACTGCAGTTGGCCAGATG CTGAATGTAGGAGAACTTTTAAAGCAATCATCTGATTCTGCTGCAGTTTGA
- the LOC109712213 gene encoding uncharacterized protein LOC109712213 isoform X2, with the protein MILSNGLSCAISSCFPLRFQDVSSILEVPDNQVSVDPNHVGSIIFEPLDLKEEVRDNENAVLFLCDTASEQDAEETMVLEHSGNLELGGLHSGDAPTIATTAVGQMAISKGRQGRKAQNILHNSQLF; encoded by the exons ATGATATTGTCGAACGGCCTTTCTTGTGCTATATCATCTTGCTTTCCTCTTCGATTTCAG GATGTGAGCAGCATTTTGGAGGTTCCAGACAATCAG GTTTCTGTGGACCCCAATCACGTTGGGAGCATCATTTTCGAGCCCTTAGATTTAAAAGAAGAGGTCCGAGACAATGAGAATGCTGTGCTGTTTCTATGTGATACTGCGAGTGAACAAGATGCAGAGGAAACCATG GTGCTCGAGCACTCTGGGAATCTCGAGTTAGGTGGTCTACATAGTGGAGATGCACCTACAATTGCTACAACTGCAGTTGGCCAGATG GCAATTTCAAAGGGCAGACAGGGAAGGAAAGCACAAAACATACTGCA
- the LOC109711655 gene encoding cullin-3B-like: MSSQKKRNFKIEAFKHRVELDPKYAERTWKVLEHAIHEIYNHNASGLSFEELYRSAYNMVLHKYGEKLYSGLVTTMTWHLKQIAESIEAAQGGLFLEELNRKWVDHNKALQMIRDILMYMDRTYIPSCHKTPVHELGLNLWRDHIIHSGKIQTRLLDTLLELIHRERTGEIINRGLMRNITKMLMDLGPSVYQEDFEKPFLEVSAGFYSGESQQFIECCDCGDYLKKAERRLNEEMERVSQYLDARSEAKITSVVEKEMIANHMQRLVHMENSGLVNMLLDDKYEDLSRMYNLFRRVPDGLSTIRDVMTSHLRETGKQLVTDPERLKDPVDFVQRLLNEKDKHDKIISIAFNNDKTFQNALNSSFEFFINLNNRSPEFISLYVDDKLRKGLNGATEEDVEVVLDKVMMLFRYLQEKDVFEKYYKQHLAKRLLNGKTVSDDAERSMLVKLKTECGYQFTSKLEGMFTDMKTSQDTMQDFYASPFGDIGDGPTLTVQILTTGSWPTQPSPACNLPPEIVNVCEKFKSYYLGTHTGRRLTWQTNMGYADIKATFGKGQKHELNVSTYQMCVLMLFNSADGLTYKEIEQATEIPASDLKRCLQSLALVKGKNVLRKEPMSKDISEDDTFYFNDKFSSKFVKVKIGTVVAQKESEPEKQETRQRVEEDRKPQIEAAIVRIMKSRRVLDHNSIVTEVTKQLQSRFLPNPVVIKKRIESLIEREFLERDKADRKLYRYLA; this comes from the exons ATGAGCTCGCAGAAGAAGCGCAACTTCAAGATCGAGGCGTTCAAGCACCGCGTGGAGCTCGATCCCAAGTACGCCGAGAGGACGTGGAAGGTGCTGGAACACGCGATTCATGAGATTTATAACCACAACGCGAGCGGCCTCAGCTTTGAGGAGCTCTACAG GAGTGCTTATAACATGGTGCTTCACAAGTACGGCGAGAAGCTATACTCTGGTCTTGTAACAACGATGACATGGCATCTGAAACAAATAGCGGAATCCATAGAGGCTGCTCAGGGTGGCTTGTTTTTAGAGGAACTAAACAGAAAATGGGTTGACCACAACAAGGCATTACAGATGATCCGCGACATACTAATGTACATGGACAGGACTTATATTCCCAGCTGTCATAAGACTCCTGTTCATGAGCTCGGGCTTAATCTATGGAGGGATCACATCATTCACTCCGGCAAAATCCAAACTAGGCTACTCGACACGCTTCTCGAACTCATACATAGAGAAAGGACTGGCGAAATAATAAACAGAGGGCTGATGAGGAACATTACAAAGATGCTAATGGACCTTGGACCTTCAGTATACCAAGAAGATTTTGAGAAGCCATTTTTAGAGGTCTCTGCTGGCTTTTACAGTGGTGAGTCACAGCAGTTCATTGAGTGCTGCGACTGTGGCGATTACCTTAAGAAAGCTGAGAGGCGGCTTAATGAAGAGATGGAGCGAGTCTCCCAGTACTTGGATGCAAGAAGTGAAGCCAAAATAACTAGTGTCGTTGAAAAAGAAATGATTGCAAACCATATGCAAAGGTTAGTACACATGGAGAACTCCGGACTTGTCAACATGCTGTTGGATGACAAGTATGAAGACTTGAGCAGGATGTACAACTTGTTCCGGAGGGTACCTGACGGGCTTTCTACCATTCGAGACGTGATGACTTCTCACCTTCGTGAAACTGGTAAGCAATTGGTAACCGACCCTGAGAGACTAAAAGACCCTGTGGACTTTGTCCAGCGCCTTCTAAATGAGAAGGATAAGCACGATAAGATAATCAGCATTGCATTCAACAATGACAAGACTTTCCAAAATGCCCTAAATTCTTCATTTGAGTTTTTCATCAACTTAAACAACCGTTCGCCCGAGTTTATATCATTATATGTCGATGATAAACTCCGCAAAGGGCTAAATGGGGCCACTGAAGAGGACGTTGAAGTTGTCCTTGACAAGGTTATGATGCTGTTCCGTTACCTACAAGAGAAGGATGTTTTCGAAAAGTACTACAAACAGCACTTGGCAAAACGGCTGCTCAACGGCAAAACTGTTTCCGACGATGCTGAGAGAAGCATGTTAGTTAAGCTGAAAACGGAATGTGGGTATCAGTTCACTTCTAAGCTGGAAGGCATGTTTACCGACATGAAGACCTCTCAGGACACCATGCAAGATTTCTATGCAAGTCCATTCGGTGATATTGGTGATGGGCCCACCCTCACTGTCCAGATCCTGACAACTGGCTCATGGCCCACCCAACCTAGCCCAGCCTGCAACCTTCCCCCTGAAATTGTTAATGTTTGTGAGAAATTTAAATCCTATTATCTTGGAACCCATACCGGGAGGAGATTGACATGGCAAACAAATATGGGATATGCTGATATAAAAGCTACTTTTGGGAAGGGTCAGAAGCACGAGCTCAATGTTTCAACCTATCAAATGTGCGTACTAATGCTTTTCAATTCAGCCGACGGATTAACATACAAAGAGATTGAACAAGCCACTGAGATTCCGGCTTCTGATCTGAAGCGCTGTCTTCAGTCTCTTGCTTTGGTGAAGGGTAAGAATGTCCTTCGCAAGGAACCAATGAGCAAGGATATCTCCGAAGATGATACCTTTTATTTTAATGACAAGTTCTCGAGCAAGTTTGTCAAGGTGAAGATAGGCACAGTAGTGGCGCAAAAAGAATCTGAACCGGAGAAGCAGGAGACCCGCCAAAGAGTGGAGGAGGACAGGAAGCCGCAGATTGAGGCAGCCATTGTGAGGATCATGAAGTCGAGGAGGGTGTTGGATCACAACAGCATAGTGACCGAGGTAACGAAGCAGTTGCAGTCCCGCTTCTTGCCGAATCCCGTCGTGATAAAGAAGCGGATCGAGTCCCTCATCGAGCGCGAGTTCTTGGAGAGGGACAAAGCAGATAGGAAGTTGTATCGGTACCTCGCATGA
- the LOC109712213 gene encoding uncharacterized protein LOC109712213 isoform X1 yields MILSNGLSCAISSCFPLRFQDVSSILEVPDNQVSVDPNHVGSIIFEPLDLKEEVRDNENAVLFLCDTASEQDAEETMVLEHSGNLELGGLHSGDAPTIATTAVGQMAISKGRQGRKAQNILQGLSRRMF; encoded by the exons ATGATATTGTCGAACGGCCTTTCTTGTGCTATATCATCTTGCTTTCCTCTTCGATTTCAG GATGTGAGCAGCATTTTGGAGGTTCCAGACAATCAG GTTTCTGTGGACCCCAATCACGTTGGGAGCATCATTTTCGAGCCCTTAGATTTAAAAGAAGAGGTCCGAGACAATGAGAATGCTGTGCTGTTTCTATGTGATACTGCGAGTGAACAAGATGCAGAGGAAACCATG GTGCTCGAGCACTCTGGGAATCTCGAGTTAGGTGGTCTACATAGTGGAGATGCACCTACAATTGCTACAACTGCAGTTGGCCAGATG GCAATTTCAAAGGGCAGACAGGGAAGGAAAGCACAAAACATACTGCA